One genomic region from Nymphaea colorata isolate Beijing-Zhang1983 chromosome 10, ASM883128v2, whole genome shotgun sequence encodes:
- the LOC116262515 gene encoding putative 1-phosphatidylinositol-3-phosphate 5-kinase FAB1C, with amino-acid sequence MYMEILDSSLLHLTEKLRAWIDWRGDVCEASGDTCTWDENCSMCYECNSTFNPFHQGPRCGNCGRPFCVRCVQGDTVYVKQNSKSRAALCILCFNLAGLEMPGQQSENHRLVDRVGSSVQPSLSFKTDSADSINMDGCSRVHPDCGGDCLHEPPSEPDHANYLGRFLKGQSCSFNKFADDNIPSPLDPPSPVSLYTRDDGSETCYFMDADDIGNKYPTPTCQYSQDVYDVDASSNYTRSELYSFRSSTSSPFDSPTVMNISPERADSPMLDEQQPMSLDYALLFQEKVQMLRSPKIYAEGVDTIDHDTDELSIYQKHSQTAGLKLDFENDGTFWLPPPPEDEDDEVENNIFKSDNDEEEDDDDIGDPNLKFSFTSLGDDVKRNRDKSNEVHKEPLRAVVHGHFRALVSQLLKGEGITVGNDRAEDCWLEIVSSLAWQAANFVRPDTSGGGSMDPVDYVKVKCIACGHRSDSALIKGVVCTKNVKHKRMTSQYKTPRLLLLGGALEYQRLPNQLASIGTLLDQEMDHIKMAVSKIEAHHPNVLLVEKSVSSYAQEYLLAKEISLVLNVKRPLLDRIARCTGAQIVPSVDKIFSPRLGQCEVFRLERVVEECRSNDSTNKKSVKTLMFFEGCPRRLGCTVLLRGAPREELKKVKHVIQYAVFAAYHLSLETSFLADEGATLPKLSLELPITLSEKPPNFGKMISVGNCEHIAGGTQFSSLCSKLEFLTEESSRSSFHSENDYQQSPNAHGGLRCHSPQSPMTSKSPTTRDISVSKSPRAVEAFISYGKTSSSVDIEEVDRPVTTDMSGKIQLDEGVQGLQYKTDGTCEKTILSGVEGKELSKEFLSTVDTHQSILVLLSSRCVLKGTVCERSQLLRIKFYGSFDKPLGRFLQDDLFDQTYRCQSCSEPAEAHVRCYSHQQGSLTICVKRLPSLKLPGEREGKIWMWHRCLRCAVKDGISQATKRVVMSDAAWGLSFGKFLELSFSNHATANRVASCGHSLQRDCLRYYGSGNMIAFFRYAPIDILTVFLPPSMLECRSNVQQEWIGKETIDVSEKMNFLYAEVSDALQKMEQHFTASGPGCETSTSNGFQNYMVELKNLVKFEKSEYDSLLQSDAVHNWPQGVPGGGIFELSYLRRCLLVDSYLWDRRLCVLDSLSKEKKSPIKFKRESTECKDATRFCSVTEKDTSSREDQIISIFSGNSPRCHTSFPRSMDVPESHLPIELNSLNLCSHDPVMSESSISAVEGYSVEDSHDHFTDASESLCAHDSNLSDKIDMAWTGTVEFLSALNNQISPSDTVGVGSVFTANQSGRIPSKNIMAPQRVYSFDSVLRSREKSYRSLFPPHLSLVKSFHISPEYEKLVQEPMPNIRRFYFRDFSGTSQRFDFILSYTPSFISSTYRMVSEGPRLLLPTTGRNDIVVAVYDNEPTSIIAYALSSTEYDAFVSDTSVGVEGDTHKRFSLDESSMAHHLGHAHQISYQLDSDEMLLRSYGSDSAVLSSGRSLISDSPKSPHFRMMFGDDSSSPTGKVKFTVTCYFARQFDALRKKCCPSEIGFMQSLSRCRRWSAQGGKSNVYFARTLDERFIVKQVTKTELESFEEFAPDYFKYLSHSLSSGSPTCLAKVLGIYQVTTKHLKSGKEAKMDFMVMENLFFGRTISGVYDLKGSARSRYNPDTSGSNKVLLDQNLVEVLRTKPIFLGSKPKRVLERAVWNDTSFLASVDVMDYSLLVGVDEERKELVLGIIDFMRQYTWDKHLETWVKAARILGGPKNVSPTVISPKQYKKRFRKAMSSYFLMVPEQWS; translated from the exons ATGTATATGGAAATATTGGATAGCTCTCTTCTGCATCTGACTGAGAAATTGAGAGCGTGGATAGATTGGAGGGGTGATGTATGTGAGGCTTCTGGGGATACTTGCACTTGGGATGAGAACTGCAGTATGTGCTATGAGTGCAATTCAACCTTTAATCCATTTCATCAAGGACCTCGATGCGGAAACTGTGGCAGGCCATTTTGTGTGAGATGCGTACAAGGTGACACTGTCTATGTGAAGCAGAACTCTAAGAGCAGAGCTGCTTTGTGTATACTTTGCTTTAACCTGGCTGGGTTGGAAATGCCAGGGCAGCAGTCTGAGAATCACCGCCTTGTGGATCGTGTTGGGAGCTCTGTACAACCTTCTTTATCATTCAAAACTGATTCAGCAGATAGCATAAACATGGATGGTTGTTCGAGAGTGCACCCTGACTGTGGTGGAGATTGTCTCCATGAGCCACCTTCTGAACCAGATCATGCTAATTATCTTGGCCGTTTTCTAAAAGGTCAAAGTTGTTCCTTCAATAAATTTGCAGATGACAACATTCCATCCCCTCTAGATCCCCCTTCACCTGTTTCACTTTATACCAG AGATGATGGTTCTGAAACATGCTATTTTATGGATGCTGATGATATTGGGAATAAGTATCCAACGCCAACATGTCAATATTCTCAGGATGTTTATGATGTAGATGCCAGTAGCAATTACACAAGAAGTGAACTGTACAGCTTCAGGTCCAGCACTTCGAGTCCTTTTGACAGTCCGACCGTAATGAACATAAGTCCTGAGAGGGCTGATTCACCCATGCTCGATGAGCAACAGCCTATGTCTCTGGATTATGCACTGCTGTTTCAAGAAAAGGTGCAGATGTTAAGAAGCCCTAAGATATATGCTGAGGGTGTGGACACTATTGATCATGACACTGATGAATTATCTATATATCAAAAGCATAGCCAAACAGCTGGTTTGAAGTTGGATTTTGAGAATGATGGTACTTTTTGGTTGCCTCCACCACCAGAGGACGAGGATGATGAAgtagaaaataatattttcaaatctgataatgatgaagaagaagatgatgatgatattggtGATCCTAACTTGAAGTTCTCGTTTACTAGCCTTGGCGATGATGTCAAAAGAAACCGAGATAAGTCAAATGAGGTGCATAAGGAACCTCTAAGAGCTGTTGTTCATGGTCATTTCAGGGCTCTTGTCTCGCAGCTGCTGAAGGGTGAAGGCATTACTGTAGGAAATGACAGGGCAGAAGACTGTTGGCTGGAGATAGTTAGTTCATTGGCATGGCAAGCTGCAAATTTTGTGAGACCTGATACAAGCGGTGGTGGCAGTATGGATCCTGTTGATTATGTAAAGGTTAAGTGTATAGCATGTGGACATCGGAGTGACAG TGCATTGATTAAGGGAGTTGTTTGTACAAAAAATGTGAAGCACAAGCGGATGACTTCGCAATACAAAACTCCCAGACTGCTTTTGTTGGGAGGAGCACTTGAGTATCAAAGGCTTCCAAATCAGCTAGCATCAATTGGCACTTTGCTTGATCAG GAGATGGATCATATCAAGATGGCAGTTTCAAAGATAGAGGCTCATCATCCAAATGTTCTGCTGGTAGAGAAAAGTGTATCATCTTATGCCCAAGAATATCTCTTAGCCAAGGAAATATCCTTGGTGTTGAATGTTAAGCGACCGCTTCTGGATCGCATTGCTAGGTGTACAGGTGCTCAAATTGTTCCTTCTGTTGATAAGATTTTCTCACCAAGGCTGGGGCAGTGTGAGGTTTTTCGGCTTGAAAGAGTTGTTGAGGAGTGTCGATCTAATGACAGCACTAACAAGAAATCAGTCAAGACGTTGATGTTCTTTGAAGGTTGTCCAAGGCGTTTAGGCTGCACG GTTTTACTAAGAGGGGCCCCTCGTGAAGAGCTGAAGAAGGTTAAACATGTCATCCAGTATGCTGTCTTTGCAGCTTATCATTTGTCTCTTGAGACGTCCTTCCTTGCAGATGAGGGTGCAACTTTGCCAAAACTTTCTCTGGAGCTTCCAATTACTTTATCTGAGAAGCCACCCAATTTTGGTAAAATGATTTCAGTGGGTAACTGCGAACACATTGCAGGTGGAACTCAATTTTCCAGTCTGTGCAGCAAGCTTGAATTTCTGACAGAGGAGAGCTCAAGGTCTAGTTTTCATTCAGAAAATGATTATCAGCAGTCACCAAATGCACATGGAGGCCTGAGGTGCCACTCTCCTCAATCTCCTATGACTTCGAAGTCTCCAACTACTAGGGACATAAGTGTGAGTAAATCTCCTAGAGCTGTTGAGGCTTTTATCTCATATGGGAAAACAAGTTCATCTGTTGACATTGAAGAAGTGGATCGTCCAGTTACGACAGACATGTCAGGGAAAATTCAGCTGGATGAAGGAGTACAGGGGCTTCAATACAAGACTGATGGTACCTGTGAAAAAACTATCCTCAGTGGAGTTGAAGGAAAGGAACTCTCCAAAGAATTTTTGTCCACGGTTGATACCCACCAAAGCATATTGGTATTGCTGTCTAGCCGATGTGTACTTAAAGGGACAGTATGTGAACGTTCACAACTCCTACGGATCAAATTTTATGGTAGTTTTGATAAGCCACTTGGAAGGTTCCTCCAGGATGATCTGTTTGATCAG ACATACCGCTGTCAATCGTGTAGTGAACCAGCAGAAGCTCATGTTCGTTGCTATAGCCATCAGCAAGGTAGCCTAACCATCTGCGTAAAACGACTTCCTTCATTGAAGCTTCCTGGAGAACGTGAGGGAAAAATATGGATGTGGCATCGATGCCTCAGGTGTGCCGTTAAAGATGGAATTTCACAAGCAACAAAAAGAGTTGTTATGTCAGATGCTGCGTGGGGACTATCTTTTGGTAAGTTTTTGGAGCTTAGTTTCTCCAATCATGCTACTGCAAATCGGGTTGCAAGTTGTGGCCATTCTCTGCAGAGAGACTGCCTACGTTACTATGG ATCCGGGAACATGATTGCCTTTTTTCGTTATGCTCCTATTGACATTCTGACGGTGTTTTTGCCACCTTCAATGCTGGAATGTAGAAGCAATGTTCAACAAGAATGGATTGGAAAGGAGACCATTGAT GTTTCTGAAAAGATGAACTTCCTTTATGCTGAGGTGTCTGATGCACTCCAGAAAATGGAACAACACTTTACTGCTTCTGGACCTGGTTGTGAGACCTCAACATCAAATGGCTTCCAAAATTACATGGTAGAGCTCAAGAATTtggtaaaatttgaaaaaagtgaataTGAT AGTTTGTTGCAAAGTGATGCTGTTCACAACTGGCCACAAGGAGTCCCGGGTGGGGGTATCTTTGAGCTCAGTTACCTCAGGCGGTGTCTTCTAGTTGACTCTTATTTATGGGACCGTCGGCTATGTGTGTTGGATTCTTTGTCCAAGGAAAAGAAATCTCCAATAAAGTTTAAACGAGAGAGTACTGAATGCAAGGATGCCACCAGGTTTTGTTCTGTGACCGAAAAGGACACATCTTCTAGAGAGGATCAGATCATTTCAATATTCAGTGGAAACAGTCCAAGGTGCCATACTTCATTTCCGAGGTCCATGGATGTTCCTGAGTCTCATCTGCCAATAGAGCTGAACAGTCTTAACCTTTGTTCACATGACCCAGTAATGTCAGAGTCCTCAATAAGTGCTGTCGAAGGCTATTCTGTGGAAGATTCACATGACCATTTTACTGATGCATCAGAATCCCTGTGTGCACATGACTCTAATCTCTCTGACAAGATAGATATGGCATGGACGGGCACTGTGGAATTCCTCAGTGCTTTAAACAACCAGATTTCACCTTCAGACACAGTGGGAGTTGGTTCAGTTTTCACAGCAAATCAAAGTGGTAGGATTCCATCCAAGAACATCATGGCTCCTCAAAGGGTTTATTCTTTTGATTCTGTACTGAGGTCTAGAGAGAAGAGTTATAGAAGCCTTTTCCCTCCACATCTATCTTTGGTCAAGTCTTTTCATATATCTCCGGAGTATGAAAAGTTGGTGCAGGAACCAATGCCAAATATACGGAGGTTCTATTTTAGAGATTTTTCTGGAACATCGCAGAGATTTGATTTCATATTGAGTTATACTCCATCTTTTATTTCATCTACATATCGCATGGTAAGTGAAGGCCCAAGATTGCTGCTGCCTACAACTGGTCGCAATGACATAGTTGTAGCTGTTTATGACAATGAGCCTACAAGCATAATTGCATATGCCCTTAGTTCTACGGAGTATGATGCCTTTGTTTCTGATACATCAGTGGGTGTTGAAGGAGACACTCATAAAAGGTTTTCACTGGATGAAAGTAGTATGGCCCATCACTTAGGACACGCTCATCAGATCAGCTATCAGCTAGATTCAGACGAGATGCTGCTTAGAAGCTATGGATCTGACAGTGCTGTTTTATCTTCTGGAAGAAGCCTAATATCTGACTCACCTAAGTCTCCACATTTTAGGATGATGTTTGGTGATGATTCATCATCACCTACTGGCAAGGTCAAATTTACTGTAACATGTTATTTTGCAAGACAGTTTGATGCTCTGCGGAAAAAATGCTGTCCAAGTGAAATAGGTTTTATGCAATCTCTAAGCCGTTGCCGTAGATGGAGTGCTCAGGGTGGGAAAAGCAATGTTTATTTTGCAAGGACACTGGATGAGAGGTTTATTGTGAAGCAGGTCACAAAGACAGAGCTGGAATCGTTTGAGGAGTTTGCACCAGATTACTTCAAGTACCTGTCACATTCACTTAGTTCAGGCAGCCCAACATGCCTGGCAAAGGTTCTTGGAATATATCAG GTTACAACAAAGCATTTGAAGAGTGGAAAAGAAGCTAAGATGGATTTTATGGTGATGGAGAACTTGTTCTTTGGGAGAACAATATCAGGAGTATATGATCTGAAAGGCTCTGCTCGATCTCGTTATAACCCAGATACATCTGGTAGTAATAAAGTTTTGCTAGATCAGAATTTGGTGGAAGTGCTCCGAACCAAGCCGATATTTCTTGGAAGCAAGCCCAAGCGAGTCTTGGAAAGGGCTGTGTGGAACGATACATCTTTCTTGGCG TCTGTAGATGTCATGGATTACTCTTTGCTGGTTGGAGTTGACGAAGAGAGGAAGGAGCTGGTTTTGGGCATAATTGATTTCATGAGACAATATACGTGGGACAAGCATCTGGAGACATGGGTTAAGGCTGCTAGAATTCTCGGTGGTCCAAAAAATGTTTCTCCCACTGTAATCTCACCCAAACAGTATAAGAAGAGGTTCAGGAAAGCCATGTCTTCCTACTTTCTCATGGTCCCCGAACAGTGGTCCTGA